One region of Halomonas huangheensis genomic DNA includes:
- a CDS encoding TetR/AcrR family transcriptional regulator, whose translation MARGSQDREVSAEAPETGGAIRQRNERDILEAAERVFSRHGYRGASVQLIAEQAGLPKSNVLYYMGSKKALYVRLLEGVMARWNTMLDDIDEDDDPGEVLSAFIRSKMEMSRQYPEASRLFATEILQGAPFLQDYLRGDLREWVEGRARVFRRWSEMGLMDPVDPVSLIFLIWSATQHYADFEAQVLGITGRERLNDEDLDRITGFLVDVVLKGCGVKSSGARSNGVPQRLG comes from the coding sequence ATGGCAAGAGGGTCACAGGACAGGGAGGTTTCCGCCGAGGCGCCGGAAACCGGTGGTGCAATTCGCCAGCGTAACGAGCGGGATATTCTCGAGGCTGCCGAGCGGGTGTTTTCTCGGCATGGTTATCGCGGCGCCAGCGTGCAGTTGATCGCTGAGCAAGCCGGGTTACCCAAGTCCAATGTGCTGTATTACATGGGCAGCAAGAAGGCGTTGTACGTGCGGTTGCTCGAAGGCGTAATGGCCCGCTGGAACACCATGCTTGATGACATCGACGAGGATGATGATCCTGGCGAGGTGCTCAGCGCCTTCATTCGTTCGAAGATGGAGATGTCCCGCCAGTATCCCGAGGCCTCACGGCTGTTTGCGACCGAGATTCTGCAGGGCGCTCCCTTTCTGCAGGACTACCTGCGCGGCGACCTGCGGGAATGGGTAGAAGGTCGGGCGCGAGTATTCCGTCGCTGGTCCGAGATGGGACTGATGGATCCCGTTGACCCGGTATCACTGATCTTTCTGATCTGGTCGGCGACTCAGCACTATGCAGACTTCGAGGCACAGGTGCTCGGTATCACTGGACGAGAGCGCTTGAACGATGAGGACCTCGATCGCATCACCGGCTTTCTGGTTGATGTGGTGCTCAAGGGCTGTGGCGTCAAGTCCAGCGGCGCCAGGTCAAACGGGGTTCCGCAGCGGTTGGGGTGA